From Mytilus edulis chromosome 8, xbMytEdul2.2, whole genome shotgun sequence, one genomic window encodes:
- the LOC139486248 gene encoding uncharacterized protein SYNPCC7002_A1628-like — MKALQHVNQVEITWSKIRYLSSLVIKQLSENDLENTKKVKRLESRGLPIVHHQGYVCDLPIKHRFAMKKFHGVIRHLRKDNVVSSKQIIEPDLLDPEVFKVVHSSQYIDRFIRGQTTATEQRKTGFQWSEGIVSRVRYETAGTLLAAKLALERGIACSTGGGTHHAFPDHGSGYCLVNDLAVTAMSLVQTGSVHRVVVVDLDVHQGDGTAYIFSDNSNIYTFSMHNENNFPFQKQESDIDIGLKDRMEDKEYMKILTDILPWILDHVKPDLVLYDAGVDPHEKDELGRLKLTDQGLFDRDFYVIDSCHRQGIPVATVIGGGYQRDLNALTLRHTIVHRAASKIWNGSPVYKS, encoded by the exons ATGAAAGCCCTGCAACATGTTAATCAAGTGGAGATAACCTGGTCTAAAATTAGATATTTGTCATCGCTTGTTATCAAACAGTTGTCAGAGAATGACTTAGAAAACaccaaaaag GTCAAAAGACTAGAATCAAGAGGTCTTCCAATCGTACATCACCAAGGCTATGTCTGTGATCTACCAATCAAACACAGGTTTGCCATGAAAAAATTCCATGGTGTTATTCGCCATCTGAGAAAAGATAATGTTGTTTCTTCCAAACAGATCATAGAACCAGATTTGTTAGATCCTGAAGTATTTAAAGTTGTTCATAGTAGTCAATATATAGATAGATTTATAAGAGGTCAGACAACAGCCACTGAACAACGAAAAACTGGATTCCAGTGGAGTGAAGGAATAGTTAGCAGAGTTCGTTATGAAACAG CTGGAACACTACTTGCAGCAAAGCTAGCCTTAGAAAGAGGAATAGCCTGTAGCACTGGTGGAGGAACACATCATGCCTTTCCTGACCATGGTTCTGGTTATTGTCTAGTCAATGATCTTGCCGTCACAGCTATGTCACTGGTCCAGACAGGTTCTGTACACAGAGTTGTTGTTGTTGATCTGGACGTACACCAG GGTGATGGTACGGCCTATATTTTTAGTGATAACAGTAATATATATACCTTCTCTATGCATAATGAGAATAATTTTCCCTTTCAAAAACAAGAGAGTGACATTGATATTGGATTGAAAGATAGGATGGAA gataAGGAATACATGAAAATTTTAACAGACATTTTACCATGGATACTAGACCATGTTAAACCTGACCTTGTATTGTATGATGCAGGTGTTGATCCACATGAGAAAGATGAGCTTGGCAGGCTTAAGCTCACTGATCAAG GTTTATTTGATAGAGATTTTTATGTGATTGATTCATGTCATCGCCAAGGGATACCTGTTGCCACAGTGATAGGGGGTGGTTACCAAAGAGACCTGAATGCTCTTACATTAAGACATACGATAGTGCACAGAGCTGCATCAAAG atttggaATGGATCTCCAGTTTACAAATCCTGA
- the LOC139486249 gene encoding E3 ubiquitin-protein ligase TRIM45-like codes for MAQAAASTCEICTGGPGEHYCQQCDQLFCGNCKLSHLRAKSCKNHTFVSGRDINQEEKLLCTDHKESFLFYCQDCDTPVCRICSVEKHSRHLMTDLTKSTKKLRSELAKVIELKETTSRQNLNTIERYTKAYREEVKAVIKTITEEGNYWKKLIDKKIEGFVKLVQDKEQKALHNMSALIKVHRKDFENCQQWQKNIKEMESIADVLLLKKLKKLKVDVDNIELQQVPERSSVSYRNKKPLGTEIDSLFGELQFKEGKALMAKTENQKNTR; via the exons atggCACAAGCTGCTGCATCGACTTGTGAAATATGTACTGGCGGACCAGGTGAACACTACTGTCAGCAGTGTGATCAGCTATTTTGCGGAAACTGTAAATTATCTCATTTACGCGCAAAGTCTTGTAAAAACCACACTTTTGTAAGCGGACGAGATATCAACCAGGAAGAAAAACTTCTTTGTACGGACCACAAGGAAAGTTTCTTATTCTACTGTCAGGATTGTGATACTCCTGTCTGTAGAATTTGCTCCGTCGAGAAACACAGTCGCCATTTGATGACAGACCTGACTAAATCAACTAAAAAACTTAGATCTGAACTTGCCAAGGTTATTGAATTAAAGGAAACAACATCGAGGCAAAACCTAAACACAATTGAAAGGTACACAAAAGCTTACCGTGAGGAAGTCAAAGCAGTCATCAAGACCATAACTGAAGAGGGCAACTACTGGAAGAaacttattgataaaaaaatcgaAGGTTTTGTTAAGCTTGTGCAGGATAAGGAACAGAAAGCATTACATAATATGTCTGCACTAATCAAAGTTCATCGTAAAGATTTCGAAAACTGTCAACAATGGCAAAAAAACATCAAAGAAATGGAATCGATAGCAGATGtacttttgttaaaaaaacttaAGAAACTTAAAGTTGATGTGGACAACATAGAATTACAGCAAGTTCCTGAAAGGTCATCTGTGTCATACAGAAACAAAAAGCCTTTAGGTACAGAAATAGACAGCCTATTCGGAGAGTTACAGTTTAA AGAAGGTAAAGCGTTAATGGCAAAAACTGAAAACCAGAAAAATACCAGGTAA